In a single window of the Bradyrhizobium erythrophlei genome:
- the modA gene encoding molybdate ABC transporter substrate-binding protein produces the protein MHRLARLFVAFALLCGSAHSPALAQDKSLIVFAAASMKNALDDVNAAYTAKTGVKISASYAASSALAKQIEQGAPADIFLSADTVWMDYATAKKTINESTRVNLLGNSIVLIAPKDSKIDNVTIGQGFDLAKLAGNGKIATGDVNAVPVGKYAKAALEKLGAWQAAEPKFAMAESVRAALTLVARGEAVLGIVYSTDAKVEPGVKIVGTFPADSHPPIIYPVAATTTAKPEAADYLAFLRSSASKTILEKYGFTFLIRPTS, from the coding sequence ATGCATCGTCTTGCCCGACTGTTCGTTGCCTTCGCCCTCCTGTGCGGATCGGCCCATTCGCCCGCGCTTGCGCAGGACAAAAGCCTCATTGTGTTTGCCGCGGCCTCGATGAAGAACGCGCTCGACGATGTCAACGCCGCCTATACCGCCAAAACCGGGGTCAAGATCAGCGCCAGCTATGCTGCAAGCTCGGCACTCGCCAAGCAGATCGAGCAGGGCGCGCCGGCGGATATTTTCCTGTCCGCCGACACCGTCTGGATGGACTATGCGACCGCCAAGAAGACCATCAACGAATCGACACGGGTCAATCTGCTCGGCAACAGCATCGTGCTGATCGCGCCGAAAGATTCCAAAATCGACAACGTCACGATCGGCCAAGGTTTCGATCTCGCCAAGCTCGCCGGCAATGGCAAGATCGCCACCGGCGACGTCAATGCGGTGCCGGTCGGCAAATACGCGAAAGCGGCGCTGGAAAAACTCGGGGCGTGGCAGGCCGCCGAGCCGAAATTCGCGATGGCGGAGAGCGTGCGCGCGGCGCTCACCCTGGTGGCGCGCGGCGAAGCGGTGCTCGGGATCGTCTATTCGACCGACGCCAAGGTCGAACCCGGCGTCAAGATCGTCGGCACCTTCCCAGCCGATTCGCATCCGCCGATCATCTATCCGGTCGCGGCAACGACCACCGCAAAGCCGGAAGCCGCCGACTATCTCGCGTTCCTGCGCTCGTCGGCTTCCAAGACCATCCTCGAAAAATATGGATTCACATTCCTGATCCGTCCGACCTCCTGA
- a CDS encoding potassium/proton antiporter, which yields MASLDSVSIAILLGAVLVMAGILSSLLALRFGAPLLLVFLVIGMLAGDSGPGQLGFDDVRTTYLVGSVALALILFDGGLRTRFQSIRAVLAPSMVLATAGVLLTALITAPVAKYALDLNWAEALLVGAVVASTDAAAVFLLVHAQGLRLRPRVGATLEAESGTNDPFAVFLTLMLVELISAGHNSAWHVALEFGREAVLGAVVGVLGGRLVVLALNRVALPQGLHAPFVATAALVIFGAAQIAHASGFLAVYLAGIIIGNRPTRAHNSVVTFLDAATWLAQIVMFVLLGLLVSPHRLMSSVVPAVLVALVLMLVARPLAVFLCLAPFRFNWREKVFIAWTGLRGAVAIFLASIPMLVGLSKAYLYFDVAFVVVIISLLLQGWTLAAAARRLHVALPRSDRGPRRVELDLPGQLEQQLVGYSVRPKSLYFRRGLVPSWSKPTLVIRDQHILSPAEADPVLPGDYIYLLAPPEKAEALDRFFVDMQPSTAPDPHLLGDFVVSGEHTLGELAEIYGIATDAEHAGLTLADYFDVHLDHAPKEGATLELDSIVLVARSISGGRVNVVGLRLPEEEEKSAPLTGVASLKRKLSEMWSSVAGI from the coding sequence ATGGCCTCTCTCGATTCGGTCAGCATAGCCATTCTTCTCGGCGCGGTCCTGGTGATGGCCGGCATTCTGTCGAGCCTGCTGGCGCTGCGCTTCGGCGCGCCGCTGCTGCTGGTGTTTCTCGTGATCGGCATGCTGGCCGGCGATTCAGGTCCGGGCCAACTGGGCTTCGACGATGTGCGCACCACCTATCTGGTGGGCTCGGTGGCGCTGGCGCTGATCCTGTTCGATGGCGGCCTGCGAACGCGGTTTCAAAGCATCCGCGCGGTGCTGGCGCCGTCGATGGTGCTGGCCACCGCCGGCGTGCTGCTGACGGCGCTGATCACCGCACCGGTCGCCAAATATGCGCTCGACCTGAACTGGGCCGAGGCGTTGCTGGTCGGCGCCGTGGTGGCCTCGACCGATGCCGCGGCAGTGTTTCTTCTGGTGCATGCGCAGGGCCTGCGGCTGCGTCCCCGCGTCGGCGCGACGCTGGAGGCCGAATCCGGCACCAACGATCCGTTCGCGGTATTTCTCACGCTGATGCTGGTCGAGCTGATCTCGGCCGGCCACAACTCGGCCTGGCATGTCGCGCTGGAATTCGGCCGCGAGGCCGTGCTCGGCGCCGTCGTCGGCGTGCTCGGCGGGCGGCTGGTGGTGCTGGCGCTCAATCGCGTAGCACTGCCGCAGGGCCTGCACGCGCCGTTCGTCGCCACCGCCGCGCTGGTGATTTTCGGCGCGGCGCAGATCGCGCATGCCTCGGGGTTTCTGGCCGTGTATCTCGCCGGCATCATCATCGGCAACCGGCCGACCCGCGCGCATAATTCGGTGGTGACCTTTCTCGACGCCGCGACCTGGCTGGCGCAGATCGTGATGTTCGTGCTGCTCGGCCTGCTGGTCTCGCCGCATCGGCTGATGAGCAGCGTCGTTCCGGCCGTGCTGGTGGCGCTGGTGCTGATGCTGGTGGCGCGGCCGCTGGCGGTGTTTCTCTGTCTGGCGCCGTTCCGGTTCAACTGGCGCGAGAAAGTCTTCATCGCCTGGACCGGCCTGCGCGGCGCGGTCGCGATCTTCCTGGCCTCGATCCCGATGCTGGTCGGACTGTCGAAGGCATACCTTTATTTCGACGTCGCCTTCGTCGTCGTCATCATCTCGCTGTTGCTGCAGGGCTGGACGCTGGCGGCCGCCGCGCGGCGGCTGCATGTGGCGCTGCCGCGGTCGGATCGCGGGCCGCGTCGGGTCGAACTGGATCTGCCCGGCCAGCTCGAGCAGCAGCTGGTCGGCTATTCAGTGCGCCCGAAAAGCCTGTATTTCCGGCGCGGCCTCGTTCCATCCTGGTCGAAGCCGACGCTGGTGATCCGCGATCAGCACATTCTCTCGCCCGCGGAGGCCGATCCGGTTCTCCCCGGCGACTACATCTACCTGCTGGCGCCCCCGGAGAAAGCCGAGGCGCTGGATCGCTTCTTCGTCGACATGCAGCCGAGCACGGCACCCGATCCGCATCTGCTGGGCGACTTTGTTGTCTCCGGCGAGCATACGCTCGGCGAGCTTGCCGAGATCTACGGCATCGCCACCGACGCCGAACATGCCGGCCTGACGCTGGCCGATTATTTCGACGTTCATCTCGATCATGCGCCAAAGGAAGGCGCCACGCTGGAGCTCGACTCTATCGTGCTGGTGGCGCGCAGCATCAGCGGCGGCAGGGTCAATGTCGTCGGCCTTCGACTGCCCGAGGAGGAAGAGAAATCCGCGCCGCTGACGGGCGTGGCGTCGCTCAAGCGCAAGCTGTCGGAGATGTGGTCGTCGGTGGCGGGGATTTGA
- the modC gene encoding molybdenum ABC transporter ATP-binding protein, whose amino-acid sequence MLRVDVAKQLGEFSIEASFTSEGRVTGLFGASGAGKTSLISMIAGLLRPDRGIIAIDGEVLDDTEKRVHVPPHRRRIGYVFQDARLFPHLDVRQNLDYGRRMNRLADNAAARARVTDLLDIGGLLDRRPGKLSGGERQRVALGRALLTQPRLLLMDEPLGSLDEERKVEILPYLVRLRDEAAIPMVYVSHDAAELRQLATQIVIIRRGRVTALGGVTVLPGAS is encoded by the coding sequence ATGCTCCGCGTCGACGTCGCAAAGCAGCTCGGTGAATTCTCGATCGAAGCCTCGTTCACCAGCGAGGGCCGCGTCACCGGACTGTTCGGCGCCTCCGGGGCCGGCAAGACCTCGCTGATCAGCATGATCGCGGGCCTGCTGCGGCCCGATCGCGGCATCATCGCCATCGACGGTGAGGTACTCGACGATACCGAGAAGCGCGTCCATGTCCCGCCGCATCGCCGCCGCATCGGCTATGTGTTCCAGGATGCCCGGCTGTTTCCGCATCTCGATGTGCGCCAAAATCTCGACTACGGGCGGCGCATGAACCGGCTGGCCGACAATGCGGCGGCGCGGGCACGGGTCACCGACCTGCTTGATATCGGCGGTCTGCTCGATCGCCGCCCCGGAAAGCTGTCCGGCGGCGAGCGCCAGCGGGTGGCGCTCGGCCGCGCGCTGCTGACGCAGCCGCGGCTGCTGCTGATGGATGAGCCGCTAGGCTCACTGGATGAGGAACGCAAGGTGGAGATCCTGCCCTATCTGGTGCGGCTGCGAGACGAGGCGGCGATCCCCATGGTCTATGTCAGCCACGACGCGGCCGAATTGCGCCAGTTGGCGACCCAGATCGTGATAATACGGCGCGGGCGGGTGACGGCTCTCGGTGGAGTCACGGTGCTGCCCGGCGCTTCCTAA
- the modB gene encoding molybdate ABC transporter permease subunit, translating into MFDISPTEWTAIQLSLRVATVATLVATPLGIALAWLLARREFWGKSVVDAVIHLPLVLPPVVTGYLLLLTFGRRGLVGAWLADHLGIVFAFRWTGAALACGVMSFPLLVRPIRLSIEAVDRRLEQAAGTLGAEPWRVFATITLPLALPGVLAGMVLGFAKAIGEFGATITFVSNIPGETQTISSAIYSLIQTPDGDTAALRLVVVSVVIAMAALVGSEWFARRAVRRLHGN; encoded by the coding sequence GTGTTCGATATTTCGCCAACCGAATGGACGGCGATCCAGCTTTCGCTCCGGGTCGCGACGGTGGCGACACTGGTGGCGACGCCGCTCGGGATCGCTCTGGCGTGGCTATTGGCGCGGCGCGAGTTCTGGGGCAAATCGGTAGTCGATGCGGTGATCCATCTGCCGCTGGTGCTGCCGCCGGTCGTCACCGGTTATCTGCTGCTGCTGACGTTCGGCCGGCGTGGCCTGGTCGGCGCCTGGCTCGCGGACCATCTCGGCATCGTGTTCGCGTTCCGCTGGACCGGCGCGGCGCTGGCCTGCGGAGTGATGTCGTTTCCGCTCCTGGTGCGGCCGATCCGGCTGTCGATCGAAGCGGTGGACCGAAGGCTGGAGCAGGCCGCGGGAACGTTGGGCGCCGAGCCATGGCGGGTGTTTGCGACCATTACCCTGCCGCTGGCGCTGCCGGGCGTGCTGGCCGGCATGGTACTCGGCTTTGCAAAGGCGATCGGCGAGTTCGGCGCGACCATTACCTTTGTGTCGAATATTCCCGGCGAAACCCAGACCATTTCGTCGGCGATCTATTCGCTGATCCAGACGCCGGATGGCGATACCGCGGCGCTGCGGCTGGTGGTGGTGTCGGTCGTGATCGCGATGGCGGCATTGGTCGGCTCCGAATGGTTCGCGCGGCGCGCCGTGCGGCGCCTGCACGGGAATTGA